A genomic region of Catalinimonas niigatensis contains the following coding sequences:
- a CDS encoding ABC transporter ATP-binding protein: MMNLLEVRKVNKFFHQPTELHVLKDISFDIEKGKFVSITGKSGSGKSTLMYLLSTMDTDFDGSIKINGEEMRGKSNRWLADFRNHHIGFVFQFHYLLPEFTVLENIKLPALKLKALHKEEIEHNTYELLKILGIEDQAKKRASLLSGGQQQRVAIARALINDPLIVMGDEPTGNLDSYNSDLVFDLLKKLSVEKHQTMLMVTHDDDFAERSDHVIHLTDGKLEE, encoded by the coding sequence ATGATGAATCTGTTAGAAGTTAGAAAGGTAAACAAGTTCTTTCATCAACCAACGGAATTGCATGTTTTGAAAGACATCAGTTTTGATATTGAAAAAGGAAAATTTGTATCTATCACCGGCAAATCAGGAAGCGGTAAATCTACCTTGATGTATCTGCTCTCTACGATGGATACCGATTTTGACGGAAGTATCAAAATCAATGGGGAAGAAATGCGTGGTAAAAGCAATCGCTGGCTGGCTGACTTCAGAAATCATCATATTGGATTTGTATTTCAGTTTCACTACCTCCTGCCGGAGTTTACTGTCCTTGAAAATATTAAGTTACCTGCTCTAAAACTCAAAGCTTTGCACAAAGAAGAGATTGAACATAATACTTATGAATTGCTCAAAATTTTGGGGATTGAAGATCAGGCTAAAAAAAGAGCCTCTTTACTATCTGGCGGGCAGCAGCAGCGGGTGGCCATTGCCAGGGCCTTAATCAATGATCCATTGATTGTGATGGGAGATGAGCCTACCGGCAACTTAGACTCCTACAATTCAGATCTGGTGTTTGATCTGCTGAAAAAGTTATCTGTTGAAAAACATCAAACCATGCTCATGGTCACCCACGATGATGATTTTGCTGAACGCTCCGACCATGTGATCCATTTGACCGATGGTAAGCTGGAGGAGTGA
- a CDS encoding ABC transporter permease — translation MKFFTDIRLASSIAFTHMRAKMRQTIIATIGVTFGIMVFIFMISFMIGVNNYTRDVVFEQSPHLRLYNEAQIAERTVLDDVKPDAINIVHHIKPKDIGLNLKDGKQVVQELQQDPKVQAVSGSISSQVFYRFGPSSINGIVNGIDFENENALFNLQDKLEEGSFRELSTVPNSLVMGIGLAKRLNVQTGDQLNVTTENGNNFFVTIVGIFKTGLVDIDKQQSYASLSTVQRFLNVPASYITDIKIKLHDMDQAPEMSQELQNQHDYQGSDWMKDNATLLEGEILRQMMTYGVAVMILLVAGFGIYNILTMMIYEKMKDIAILKAMGFSDTDIRWVFLTQALVIGVAGAVLGLISGFFAAYGLSQMPFESDVMITMDHLPVSFDVSYYVTGFIFGILTTALAGYIPSRNAAKVDPITILRG, via the coding sequence ATGAAATTTTTCACAGACATACGGCTTGCTTCTTCCATTGCTTTTACGCATATGAGGGCCAAGATGAGGCAGACGATCATCGCTACCATAGGGGTCACATTCGGTATCATGGTGTTTATCTTTATGATCAGCTTTATGATCGGGGTAAATAATTATACCAGAGATGTTGTCTTTGAACAATCTCCCCATCTGCGTCTGTACAATGAGGCACAAATTGCTGAAAGAACAGTACTGGATGATGTGAAACCGGATGCTATCAATATTGTACATCATATCAAACCTAAAGACATAGGGCTTAACCTAAAAGATGGTAAGCAGGTGGTACAGGAGCTACAACAAGACCCTAAGGTACAGGCGGTATCTGGTTCTATCAGTTCGCAGGTGTTTTATCGTTTTGGTCCCAGTTCGATCAATGGAATAGTCAATGGGATTGATTTTGAGAATGAAAATGCGCTTTTCAATTTGCAGGATAAATTAGAAGAAGGCAGTTTTCGTGAGCTTTCCACCGTACCCAACAGCCTGGTGATGGGAATTGGCCTGGCAAAAAGATTGAATGTCCAAACAGGTGATCAACTCAATGTAACCACAGAGAATGGCAATAACTTCTTCGTAACTATTGTCGGTATTTTCAAAACGGGTCTGGTGGATATTGACAAGCAGCAAAGCTACGCCAGCCTAAGTACGGTACAGCGTTTTCTGAATGTACCTGCCTCCTACATCACCGATATCAAAATCAAGCTGCATGATATGGATCAGGCTCCGGAGATGTCGCAGGAACTGCAAAACCAACACGACTATCAGGGATCTGACTGGATGAAGGATAATGCCACCTTGCTGGAAGGAGAAATACTACGTCAGATGATGACTTATGGGGTGGCTGTTATGATTTTGCTGGTAGCGGGCTTTGGTATTTACAATATCCTGACCATGATGATTTACGAAAAGATGAAAGATATTGCGATCCTCAAAGCAATGGGTTTTTCTGATACAGATATTCGTTGGGTATTCCTCACTCAGGCACTTGTGATTGGTGTAGCTGGAGCTGTACTTGGCTTAATATCCGGTTTTTTTGCAGCCTACGGACTCTCACAGATGCCTTTTGAAAGCGATGTTATGATTACGATGGATCATTTGCCGGTAAGTTTTGATGTCAGTTATTATGTCACTGGTTTTATTTTTGGCATATTAACCACTGCACTGGCCGGTTACATTCCTTCCCGCAACGCAGCAAAAGTTGATCCTATCACCATATTAAGAGGATAA
- a CDS encoding efflux RND transporter periplasmic adaptor subunit produces the protein MNRCLLFVTLSSVLLACDGSEETFVVQEQDFNEAVYASGQIMPAHYQFMEVNTPDRIIRILVDEGNEIDSGSVIAVLGTPSENRQLEILTRQVSLARDMAGDQSAVLDELKSRIRLARERYLQDSLNAVRYEELASERAVPLREAEQASLQSESSRTEFLALQQQYQSRSNELNRNLLQAEQQLAQLGQSREGKLLASPFHGKVFRVYHDEGSLVQPGEPVALVGDAENSRLELLVDERDINKIKLGQRVYFQTEMHADQQFEAKISKIIPVLQKETRSFEVEADVYTNNALYPQSSVEANIIIRENARVLVIPADYLLSGDSVNVKTGDEVQKKSIEAGSRNGQWVEVISGLKAGDTIVKKEQ, from the coding sequence ATGAATAGATGCTTGCTTTTTGTCACTTTATCCAGTGTATTGCTTGCTTGTGACGGTTCAGAAGAAACCTTTGTAGTACAAGAACAGGATTTCAATGAAGCTGTATATGCGTCCGGCCAGATCATGCCTGCTCATTATCAGTTTATGGAAGTGAATACACCCGACAGAATTATACGAATTCTGGTAGATGAAGGGAATGAAATAGATAGTGGAAGTGTGATTGCTGTATTAGGTACTCCCAGTGAAAATAGGCAACTGGAGATCCTTACCCGTCAGGTATCTCTTGCCAGGGATATGGCGGGAGATCAGTCTGCCGTATTGGATGAACTGAAGAGTAGAATTCGTCTGGCCAGGGAGAGGTATTTGCAGGATTCTCTTAATGCTGTTCGCTACGAGGAATTAGCCTCAGAAAGAGCCGTACCTCTAAGAGAAGCGGAGCAGGCCAGCCTGCAATCAGAAAGCAGCCGAACAGAATTCCTGGCTTTACAGCAACAGTATCAAAGTCGTAGCAATGAGTTGAACCGCAACCTACTTCAGGCAGAGCAGCAGTTGGCCCAGTTGGGTCAGTCACGTGAAGGAAAACTGCTGGCCAGTCCATTCCACGGCAAAGTATTTCGGGTATACCATGACGAAGGTAGCCTGGTACAGCCAGGCGAGCCAGTAGCATTGGTAGGAGATGCTGAAAATTCCAGACTTGAATTATTGGTGGACGAAAGAGATATCAACAAAATCAAGCTGGGACAAAGAGTGTATTTTCAAACTGAAATGCATGCTGACCAACAGTTTGAAGCAAAGATCAGTAAGATTATTCCGGTACTCCAAAAAGAAACCCGCAGCTTTGAAGTAGAAGCGGATGTATATACCAACAATGCGTTATATCCACAATCTTCCGTAGAGGCCAATATTATCATTCGTGAAAATGCCAGAGTGCTGGTAATTCCTGCTGATTACCTGCTGAGTGGTGATAGTGTAAATGTAAAAACAGGGGATGAGGTGCAGAAAAAAAGCATCGAGGCCGGTAGCAGGAACGGACAGTGGGTAGAAGTAATCAGTGGCCTGAAAGCCGGAGATACCATTGTAAAGAAAGAGCAATAA
- a CDS encoding TolC family protein, whose protein sequence is MKIIVTTAIVLLSLIFRFSAIAQEWSLEQCLQYAEQHNKDLLAQEEAVQASISSQQASLSGLLPEITGRAEMNHYWQIPVQAFPAELVGGEPGTFVPVRISTPWTASFGADASLKLIDPQTWQSVKLSSLQVQMAEGELHSLKQQLLKNVRMSFHHVQSEKENLHAVRQLYDSYVEIHRLITLQYEKGITDQITFNQSLTLLNDRLEGRAQAGIALRAAYLDLKFWMGYPLNDSLTIQEDAEMPELHLYEFNATQLPDYNLRSLQQIQAEQQWKVSRSRMLPNLSAVAGFQRVAFRNSFDFFEGGEWYNVGSIGLKLNIPILSLRQMLYEPAQQKAQWKQASYQFDRYQEEQERVFQQEMMQLEQAYEVWQNQQENLRLARQNEILSMSKIEKGIIDMLQLRQIQDDLYRVQQRLSQARLDYLQHYVELTYLQDN, encoded by the coding sequence ATGAAAATCATTGTAACAACAGCCATAGTACTGCTCTCGCTCATCTTCCGGTTCTCTGCCATTGCCCAGGAATGGTCTCTGGAGCAGTGCCTGCAATATGCTGAACAACATAACAAGGATTTGCTTGCCCAGGAAGAAGCTGTGCAGGCGTCTATTAGTAGTCAGCAGGCTTCCCTTTCAGGTTTATTACCAGAAATCACTGGGCGGGCTGAAATGAATCATTACTGGCAAATCCCGGTGCAGGCATTTCCTGCCGAACTGGTGGGAGGTGAACCAGGAACTTTTGTTCCCGTCAGGATCAGTACGCCCTGGACAGCTAGTTTTGGTGCAGATGCAAGTTTAAAACTGATTGACCCTCAGACATGGCAGTCGGTAAAACTTAGCAGTTTGCAGGTACAGATGGCAGAGGGTGAACTTCATTCCTTGAAGCAACAGTTGCTAAAGAATGTACGCATGTCCTTTCATCATGTACAAAGTGAAAAGGAAAATCTGCATGCCGTTCGTCAACTGTATGACAGCTATGTAGAAATCCATCGCCTGATCACATTGCAATATGAAAAAGGGATCACCGATCAAATCACCTTCAACCAGTCGCTGACCCTGCTCAATGACAGACTGGAAGGTCGTGCACAGGCAGGTATCGCGCTACGTGCTGCTTATCTGGACCTGAAATTCTGGATGGGATACCCACTGAATGATAGTCTGACGATTCAAGAGGATGCTGAGATGCCCGAACTTCATTTGTATGAATTTAATGCCACTCAACTTCCTGATTATAACTTAAGGAGTTTACAGCAAATACAGGCGGAACAACAATGGAAAGTATCCCGCTCCCGAATGCTTCCCAATTTATCTGCGGTGGCTGGTTTTCAACGCGTTGCCTTCAGAAACTCTTTTGATTTCTTTGAGGGAGGCGAGTGGTACAATGTTGGGTCTATAGGATTAAAACTCAATATCCCGATTTTGTCCCTCCGGCAGATGCTCTATGAGCCAGCACAGCAAAAGGCACAATGGAAACAAGCTTCTTATCAATTTGATCGCTACCAGGAAGAGCAGGAAAGAGTGTTCCAACAGGAAATGATGCAATTAGAACAGGCTTATGAAGTTTGGCAAAACCAGCAGGAAAATCTTAGGCTGGCAAGGCAGAATGAAATTCTGTCAATGTCGAAAATAGAAAAAGGAATTATTGATATGCTGCAACTGAGGCAGATTCAGGATGATCTCTATCGTGTGCAGCAGAGGTTAAGCCAAGCAAGATTAGACTATCTTCAACACTATGTGGAATTAACTTACCTGCAAGACAATTAA
- a CDS encoding GbsR/MarR family transcriptional regulator yields the protein MEQHRDHIEHYGRVMEGMGLTPVAARVYIYLLLSPQEGATFEDLVSYLKVSKSAVSNALKMLTSTSMAEYKTIGGQRKRYFFVNFESMFSEKNVTAKFKLISDMLEDVKSIRNIDDAFAKELDRTILLYKMMLVEFPIIFERWKKTIAWDERS from the coding sequence TTGGAGCAACACAGAGATCATATAGAGCATTATGGTAGGGTAATGGAAGGAATGGGTCTTACGCCGGTAGCTGCTAGGGTGTATATATACTTGCTATTAAGCCCGCAGGAAGGGGCTACTTTCGAAGACTTGGTAAGCTATTTAAAAGTGAGTAAAAGCGCAGTTTCCAATGCGCTAAAAATGCTTACTTCTACCAGTATGGCTGAATATAAAACCATAGGAGGACAAAGAAAGCGCTATTTCTTTGTGAATTTTGAAAGTATGTTTAGCGAAAAAAATGTGACTGCTAAGTTTAAACTTATTTCTGATATGCTGGAGGATGTAAAATCTATCAGGAATATTGACGATGCTTTTGCCAAAGAACTGGATCGGACAATTTTACTATACAAAATGATGCTGGTTGAGTTTCCCATCATCTTTGAGAGATGGAAAAAAACCATTGCATGGGATGAGAGGAGTTAA
- a CDS encoding class I SAM-dependent methyltransferase has product MITHIAQKEPKYFQIPNYKRLVTDGMVEKIRKVEYFANTHYCNLKIAETLMFYTDRYVRQLLDFTAINENTVIADIGAGFGWLSMAFAFSTEAKVIAIEKNEARLEAGKEIADILGISHKIEWRTGALGELPLHDKEADVVYCIEVLEHVYKSTEAIQDLARVSNNLLIFTTPNLWFPVIAHDTQLPFCHWLPIPVRKIYAKLFNRTHRENDNLFWSPLSIKKNTPDFKPVSKWLHYSSYQNFKDTFPFYLPYGKGRYVTEIGAKKKLYYDIVSKLGIYSHWVLPSLSYVLKRKSK; this is encoded by the coding sequence ATGATTACGCATATAGCACAGAAAGAACCTAAATACTTTCAAATACCTAATTATAAGCGTTTGGTAACTGATGGTATGGTCGAAAAGATCAGAAAGGTAGAATACTTTGCAAATACCCATTATTGCAATCTCAAAATTGCCGAGACACTGATGTTCTATACGGATAGATACGTACGACAGCTTTTAGATTTTACAGCAATAAACGAGAATACAGTGATTGCTGATATTGGCGCAGGCTTTGGCTGGTTGTCTATGGCTTTTGCTTTTTCTACTGAAGCTAAGGTAATCGCCATTGAAAAAAATGAAGCCCGTCTGGAAGCAGGTAAAGAAATAGCTGATATTCTGGGAATTAGCCATAAAATTGAGTGGCGTACCGGAGCATTAGGAGAATTACCCTTGCATGACAAGGAAGCGGATGTTGTATATTGTATAGAGGTTCTTGAACATGTCTATAAATCAACTGAAGCCATTCAGGATCTGGCAAGAGTTTCTAACAACCTGCTTATATTCACCACTCCTAATCTTTGGTTTCCAGTTATTGCACACGATACTCAACTTCCCTTTTGTCACTGGTTGCCCATACCGGTTCGGAAAATTTATGCCAAACTATTTAACAGAACCCACAGAGAGAACGATAACCTCTTCTGGTCTCCTTTGTCTATAAAGAAAAACACCCCGGATTTCAAACCAGTTTCAAAGTGGCTTCACTATTCATCCTATCAGAATTTTAAAGATACTTTCCCTTTTTATCTCCCTTATGGAAAAGGACGTTATGTCACAGAAATAGGCGCTAAGAAAAAGCTGTATTATGACATAGTGTCAAAACTAGGAATTTATTCACATTGGGTATTACCATCCTTGTCTTACGTGCTTAAGAGAAAAAGTAAATGA
- a CDS encoding c-type cytochrome — protein MLDLKNASPGPMFTLILFLLSAACNSVQDNASEQQAEPLPPKLEKLKLQSGFKAEHLYSPSENEMGSWVSMTFDDQGRLITSDQYGALYRMELTPIGSDSLTPKIEKLKIQTEEPAADSIIQMGYAQGLLYAFNSLYVMVNHRSNDEFDKGSGLYRLQDTDNDDQFDKISLLKALEGSGEHGPHSIVMSPDEQSLYVIAGNHTDVPEMDAYRIPKVWQEDNLFPLIKDPRGHANDRMAPGGWIAKIDSLGKDWEMVSVGFRNPFDLAFNQAGDMFTFDSDMEWDLGMPWYRPTRICHVTSGGEFGWRTGNSKWSPAYPDNLPAVLNIGQGSPTGVLHGKSAAFPDSYQDALFAFDWSFGIIYAIHLQPEGASYSAEKEEFISGMPLPLTDGVIGPDGAMYFMTGGRKLDSDLYRVYFDEEQENVSLAAYEEPGDMPEAHGIRTQLEQFHEKNKAGGLEAAWPHLNHEDRFVRYAARVAIEHQPVNNWQERVLDEEDPIRLTQGMVALARHGNQNLKNQMLNKLCEVDYGQLSEAQQVDLVRAFELTLSRMGMPSATTRQAVIDYLNPHYPANKEVLNSSISKVLVYLDDSGVIEKTLTLLEEDEGRASEQATAATDGSDLILRNPQYGLDIAQMLKNVPPAQQTYYATVLSKQRSGWNQSLRERYFQWFYNAFDFQAGNSYIGFIDKARQEALSHVPKSEFEHYNQLSGDSLLSKNGTDLANVPQPEGPWHNWEIDEAKAVLDSGGLQNRNFETGKNMYAATQCITCHSMRGEGGIIGPDLTQLGTRFSPEDMIEAIMEPNQAISDQYASTVLYLKNGQSVVGRLTDQNEESYFLSQNPFAPDQIREIPKEEVTDTKQSAMSVMPPGLINRLNKEELRDLLAYLMAGGNPEHAMYQDGETKAE, from the coding sequence ATGCTAGATCTGAAAAATGCCTCGCCAGGTCCAATGTTTACATTGATCCTTTTCCTACTGTCTGCTGCCTGTAATAGTGTACAGGATAATGCATCCGAACAGCAAGCGGAACCCCTCCCTCCCAAGTTAGAGAAGCTCAAACTTCAATCCGGCTTCAAAGCCGAGCATTTGTATAGTCCTTCTGAAAATGAGATGGGTTCTTGGGTTTCTATGACTTTTGATGACCAGGGTAGATTGATTACCTCTGATCAATATGGCGCTTTGTATCGTATGGAACTGACACCTATTGGTTCCGACTCACTAACACCAAAGATTGAAAAGTTAAAGATACAAACAGAAGAGCCTGCCGCCGATTCAATCATCCAGATGGGTTATGCCCAGGGATTATTATATGCCTTCAATAGCTTGTATGTGATGGTTAATCATAGAAGTAACGATGAGTTTGACAAAGGAAGTGGTTTGTACCGTCTGCAAGACACAGATAATGACGACCAGTTTGACAAAATTAGCTTGCTGAAAGCACTGGAAGGTTCAGGTGAGCATGGTCCGCACAGTATTGTTATGAGCCCTGATGAGCAGTCACTTTATGTTATCGCCGGAAATCACACTGACGTGCCGGAGATGGATGCTTACAGAATACCTAAAGTGTGGCAGGAAGATAACCTTTTTCCCCTGATCAAAGACCCCAGAGGCCATGCCAACGATCGTATGGCTCCCGGAGGCTGGATCGCAAAAATAGACTCACTCGGAAAAGATTGGGAGATGGTAAGTGTGGGTTTCCGTAATCCTTTTGATCTGGCTTTTAACCAGGCTGGAGATATGTTCACCTTTGATTCTGATATGGAGTGGGACCTGGGCATGCCCTGGTATCGCCCTACCCGTATCTGCCATGTTACCAGCGGAGGAGAGTTTGGCTGGCGCACCGGAAACAGCAAATGGTCGCCCGCTTATCCAGATAATTTACCGGCTGTCCTGAATATCGGTCAGGGTTCTCCTACTGGAGTGCTGCATGGAAAAAGTGCTGCCTTTCCTGATTCTTATCAGGATGCTCTCTTTGCTTTTGACTGGAGCTTCGGAATTATCTACGCCATCCATTTACAGCCCGAAGGAGCTTCTTATAGTGCAGAAAAAGAAGAGTTTATTTCCGGAATGCCACTGCCTCTGACCGATGGTGTAATTGGGCCGGATGGAGCTATGTACTTTATGACCGGTGGTCGTAAACTGGATTCTGACCTCTACCGGGTGTACTTTGATGAAGAGCAGGAAAATGTCTCCTTGGCAGCCTATGAAGAACCAGGTGATATGCCTGAGGCGCATGGAATCAGGACACAATTGGAGCAATTCCATGAGAAAAATAAAGCAGGTGGTCTGGAAGCAGCCTGGCCCCACCTTAACCATGAAGATCGTTTTGTCAGATATGCAGCACGCGTTGCTATAGAACATCAGCCAGTAAACAACTGGCAGGAAAGAGTACTGGATGAAGAAGATCCTATCCGCCTAACGCAGGGTATGGTTGCACTGGCACGGCATGGAAATCAAAACCTAAAGAACCAGATGCTCAACAAGCTCTGTGAGGTAGATTATGGGCAGTTGTCCGAAGCACAGCAGGTAGATCTGGTAAGAGCCTTTGAACTTACCCTTTCTCGAATGGGTATGCCTTCAGCAACGACCAGGCAGGCAGTGATAGATTATCTTAATCCCCACTATCCGGCAAATAAGGAAGTACTGAACAGTTCTATCAGCAAGGTGCTGGTTTATTTGGATGATTCTGGAGTAATAGAGAAGACATTGACCTTGCTGGAAGAAGATGAAGGTCGCGCTTCCGAACAGGCCACTGCTGCTACTGATGGCTCCGATCTGATCCTCCGGAATCCTCAGTACGGGCTGGATATTGCTCAGATGTTAAAGAACGTTCCTCCTGCTCAGCAAACTTACTATGCTACTGTCCTGAGCAAACAAAGATCAGGTTGGAACCAGTCACTTAGAGAAAGGTATTTCCAGTGGTTTTATAATGCTTTTGATTTTCAGGCAGGAAACAGTTACATAGGCTTCATTGACAAAGCGCGTCAGGAAGCTCTTTCTCATGTGCCCAAAAGTGAATTTGAGCATTATAACCAATTGTCAGGAGATTCGCTTCTATCAAAAAATGGAACAGATCTGGCAAATGTACCGCAGCCGGAAGGCCCCTGGCACAACTGGGAAATAGATGAAGCCAAGGCAGTGTTGGATAGCGGTGGATTGCAAAACAGAAATTTTGAGACAGGAAAGAATATGTATGCTGCCACCCAATGTATCACCTGCCATAGCATGCGAGGAGAAGGTGGAATTATTGGCCCTGATCTCACTCAATTGGGCACTCGCTTTTCTCCTGAAGATATGATAGAAGCGATCATGGAACCCAATCAGGCCATTTCTGATCAGTATGCTTCTACTGTGCTTTATCTGAAAAACGGGCAGTCGGTAGTAGGAAGGCTTACTGATCAGAATGAAGAAAGTTATTTCCTGTCGCAAAATCCTTTTGCTCCGGATCAGATCCGGGAAATTCCTAAGGAAGAAGTAACTGATACCAAACAATCTGCCATGTCAGTCATGCCTCCGGGATTGATTAACCGTTTGAATAAGGAAGAACTCAGAGACTTATTGGCTTATCTTATGGCCGGTGGAAATCCTGAGCATGCCATGTATCAGGATGGAGAAACAAAAGCAGAGTAG
- a CDS encoding EcsC family protein produces the protein MNLTQTEESPYPLDSQQSPISGRQEEPYIWRYLRSYEGKAMAELVIWEERMQKGPNLIDKLSKEIQHKINTIIPEKFHQAVTLAIKQMVRSILFGSEFTTKKPLTGLSFQEREVKAQRCINIYNKLAATEGGITGAGGFLMAMADFPLFLSLKMKMLYEIAAIYGFDVRDYRERLYLLRIFQLAFSSQQQRNVVFEQLRNWEVYSKSLPNDIHAFDWRAFQLEYRDYLDLAKLAQMIPGIGAAVGVVVNYRLTNHLGKTAMNAYRMRWKGSRRVETISI, from the coding sequence ATGAACCTTACCCAAACTGAAGAAAGTCCCTATCCATTGGATTCACAGCAATCTCCAATTTCTGGCAGACAGGAAGAACCATATATCTGGCGCTATCTGCGCTCTTATGAAGGCAAAGCGATGGCCGAGCTGGTGATCTGGGAAGAAAGAATGCAAAAAGGCCCCAACCTTATTGATAAATTGTCCAAAGAAATACAGCATAAGATCAACACGATTATTCCTGAAAAATTTCACCAAGCTGTCACGCTGGCCATCAAACAGATGGTACGATCCATTCTTTTTGGCTCAGAGTTTACGACTAAAAAACCATTGACCGGACTAAGTTTTCAGGAACGTGAAGTAAAAGCACAGCGCTGTATCAATATTTATAATAAGCTTGCTGCTACCGAAGGAGGCATTACGGGTGCGGGTGGGTTTTTGATGGCCATGGCTGACTTTCCGCTTTTTCTGAGCCTCAAGATGAAAATGCTCTATGAAATTGCTGCCATTTATGGCTTTGATGTCAGAGATTACCGTGAACGTTTGTATCTGTTGAGAATATTTCAGCTGGCTTTTTCCAGCCAGCAGCAGCGTAATGTGGTATTTGAACAGCTTAGAAACTGGGAAGTGTATAGCAAAAGTCTGCCTAACGATATTCATGCTTTTGACTGGCGGGCTTTTCAGTTGGAATATCGCGATTATCTGGATCTGGCCAAACTGGCTCAGATGATTCCCGGCATAGGAGCAGCGGTAGGTGTGGTGGTAAATTATCGCCTGACCAACCATCTGGGCAAAACTGCAATGAATGCTTACCGTATGCGCTGGAAAGGTTCCCGTAGAGTAGAGACGATCAGCATTTAA